The genome window CTCTAGACCATACTACGGAATAAAACTCAAATCGAGCTTTACTCTTGGACCAAACTGATAGCGTATATTTATATCCGTCGGGTCATACTGAAATAATAAATACAGATAAATAAATACACTTCTTTACAAGATTATACGTATCTATCAAGCTATGATCTTCAAGTACGGAGAAGCAATCACAACCTTACTACTCATAATAGATTGTCCTTCTTTTATCCTTCTTAGAAATCTGGTTGAATTCATACTCCTTAAATCACACATGATACTAATCTTTGGTTACGCATTAACtcatagaaaaatgaaaaagagcAGGCGTGTCGCATCGCCTCCGTTCTTTTCTCAGTGCCAAATTGCCAATACAAAGTTCAGCTCATTACAGAGTCTCTGCTGTTCGAAGAGGCCAGCGGTGAGACTGTAAAATTCGTTCATTGCGACTGGCTGTTCTCCAGCAATGGATCAGATGAAttcaagagagaaaaaagaacatGAAAGGGAAATAATCAATGTGCTCTGCGAAAGTGCCAAGAAACTTTGTTCGAGTTCCGGCTCCAGAGTCTTCAGTGTTGCGGTGGAGAGATCCTGAGGTCGAGGCCGACGTTGACCCCGTTGTAAGCGATGGGCGCGAACATCCACATATCGTCCGAGCTCAACAACTGCGCAGAACCAAACAAAAATGCGTTCTTTCAGCATATGGAGGATCGGGGATGAACAAACGGGTTACAGATACTCGTCGTATTAATTTAGAATCAAAATGTTACGAGAACCAACCAACCTTGATTTGGAGCTGCAAGAACTTGACATAGTGAACTGCTTCTTCGAGCATCGTGCTGATGTCCACCTGAGAACCACGTCCGTACACGCATCAGAACGATTTCCTTATACTAGAGCTTGCTCTTAGTATGTGATTCTTTTTAATTGTCTGGCGATTTGAGTAACTTGCCTTGGTTCCATTAGGCACAAGATTCTGCAGTGTCTTTAGCCGCTCATTGATCCGTTCTCTCCTCTTCTGTTTCACCAaaagcaggaaaaaaaaaatcagaattcAGATTCAGACAACAACAATAGCCAAGTACTGAAACTATGCAGCATCTCATTGTGGTTGTGGACTGTTCTTGTTACCCTGGCGTAGAGACTTTGCGGATCGGTGGCCTCGCCGCGCCCAGCCCTCGCCTTCCCGCCGTGCCCACCTCCCGACGACGACTTCTTGGACGCCGAGCTCACGTTGCTGCACGCGGTCATCTCTAGCGAGTCGTCGTCAGACAGGTAGCTCTGCACATTGCCGTCGCCGTTGCTCTCCTCCTGGTTGCCTCGGCTGCACGCGCCCGCCTTCTGCGCCTTCTTGGACTGCGCGTTCTTGCCCTTCTTCTGCGCCTGCATCAGACAACCACACGCATCGTCAGGCGTCTAGTTAATCTGATGCACTAAATGCCCTTTGATCACGAGTTCATGGCACTTACCGGCATTGCCGTGGAGCGCCCTTTCTTCTTATTTGTAACGGAAATTGTGGTGCTCTCGTCCTTCTGATCCAGCTCCAACTTCCTCTTGCACGCGGGCGGtttgccaccgccgccgccgccgccgctcccgtcGCCGTTCTGGTCCTCAAAGTCGAGGTTCAGATCAAGCATGAAGCTCGGATCCGCCATCTGCTCCTCCGGCACGAAGAAGTCGCCCGTCATCGTGACCGTGCTGGTGCCATAGTAACCGTGGTCGTAGCTTGCACCACACGAGTTGAGGTGCTGCATGTAGTACGGCGCCGAGCTGTAGTACTGGTCAGCGTCTTGCCCAGGCCAGTACATGGCCGTCGCCGTCGGCTGCTTCTGCTCGTTGCCGAAGTACTGCACCCCGAGCAGCTGGGCCATCGCCTCGGAGTCCTCCATGGCGACTGATGGATCAAACGAGTTCCAGCTCGCCTCGGAGGactccatttttttttgttccttttttgGTACTAGTTAAGCGCAAATGGCCAAGCTACTGGCAAATGGTGATGCGTGTGTCTGAATTTATAGCAGTAGTGGAACTCTTAGTTTTCAGTTCAGTTAAGGTAACGTTGtcctcgattttttttttcagaattcaATCAAGGGAATGTTCCCGCGTACAAGTCTGACCGTTGCGCCTTCAACATCAGATCGGCATATTGTTTATCTCGAAGCATTCTTGGGGAAAGGATTTCCAGTTGGAGATGCTAGCTAGCTCAATAAGACCGCTGAAAATCGCGCGACGATGGAATAGAAAACTGAGGCGcaaaatttagataaaaatacaCGATTTCGTCCGTGGGGCGACTCAACTGGAATCGGTGCAATGAGTGAGCCTGAGAGTCCAGATGATTACATGAATGATTGGAGTTATAAGCAAGCATGATTAGGTGAGTACTAGAGTAATGCACTGTGGTAGTAGTCTTAAAAAGAGTGATTTGTGTATTGGGTGATTGACTTCACAAAATGTGAGACAAGGATGGTAGGACTATTGTTGggaataaagaaaaaagatcGTTGTGAAGGAGTTGGCAAGATCGTGCGGAAGAGTTATTTGTCATTATAATTTTACAAGTGAAAGACAAATTGCTGCTTTCATATCATTGATTCTAATATTTGCCTCCTCACATAGCGACGCCATACCTAACACTTATTTTGCGTGTTTCATACTGGTTTCTTGGCTAGacttggagagagagagagagagagagagagagagagagagagagagagagagagagtaaaccGATCTTCAATTCCTGTGACTAGGTTGGTAAATCATTTGGATATATTAGTTTAGTTTCATTCGTGCGTGTGATTTGTTTGTCGATCTCCTTGTCCATTCATATCAACGCACCATCTGTTCCCTTGCTGGCAAGTAGCCAAGTATTGGTATGCTTTGGGTCATCACCCATTCACTACCTTGACAAAAGGTCAAACATTACAGTGTAGGTATTTTCCACATATTGCTCGAGCATCATGTTGTACGCTTTTTTGTTTCTTACAGCACTTGTCTGAACTTGAGGCCTGAATTACTCCATGCTCTTATCTAATTATttgctaacaaaaaaaaaaagaatttcagAATGACGAGAAGACACTGTTTTTTTTAACTGTTGAACCTAAAGATGATCATATatgtttttaatttcttttcccAGCCCGAGGCTACctcttctctaaaaaaaatctttttccCAGCAAATCTTGTACTTCCTTATTTTCTCGATCAGAAAATCTGTACTTGGCCACCGTTTCTTAGTAGTTTATCTTCTAGAAATTTTGCTACAATTTTCAGTGAGCCAATTAGCAAGAGGCACCTGCCGCTGCAATCGATCTCTTCATGATTAATTTTTTGAAGGGGGATAGACAAGTCGGCACGGGATACCAATTACTAACACGTTATAACCACGTTCAACAAGCAAAAGTATCCCCCCTAAAAAAACaaccaaaagtaaaaaaatacaaagaaaattgaagccatacgTCTGGTCTACTTTGAACAACATTTTTGCACAGTTGCACGTACGCTGTCTCTAGCCTGTAGGGTATGACCTGCAGAGAAGTGTGGGGCGTCGGTAAGAAGTTAGGAATACCACTGAAAACGAAGACGAAATGAAGGTTGGATAACATGAAGGAAAGCTACAAATATCTCATAGTGTTTAGTGCCACacgatgctttttttttttttttgaggggaGACTCGAACAGTTAACCAGCTACCAGGAATCTGGTTTTTCTTATGATAGCCAATATCATCCCGGATGGCTCGCACGGAAGCCAGCGTGCGGCCATATGGCTAGGAGTGCGGGTGTGCACTCATCTCACCCGGGTATGTTTTCGCGTCTACATCTGTCACATTTAAAATTAGTCaagttataaaaaatatgattaaCAAATTTTTGTTACAAGTATAACAAAGTTAGTTAAAAAACTAAGTACATGACATGTGGATTAAAGGACTAAGAAAGTgtaatttattataattataatagTTAACTGATCAGCTAAAATTCTAGAACGTGACTAACTATAAACGTGATAAACTTAGTGACAAACTAAACTTGTCAAATACACACATGCATGTTTACGGGGAAATATATGCCCCCATTCCATTTGATGCCTCTAATATTCTTAAAATGTGTAGGGAGCACATATGTGTGTCGGCGGCGACGGTGATGAGAATGGGCATGTGTTGAGTACTTGAGTCAGTGTGTGCGTCCCTTGACTCCCTAAAAACAAAATCTTTGATGGCTCGATCAGACAGACCTTGCACGCCTCTGTTGGACAAAAAAAAGTTAATTCCGTGACGGTTATCACTTAGACCGTTACGGATGCTCCGACCATCCATGCGTACGTTGTGTGTTTCTGCGGGGACCCATGTGTATCTTGTGTGGCGGTTAGAGTTGAGAACCGGTTAACCTGCCACTAACAAAGTAACATGTGCGGATAAACATTCAACAACATGATAACGGTGATACACGTGCATCCGTCGTATTCCGGCGTTGAGATGTGCAGTACTATCCGTTTTCGTTTACTTATCAGTATTAATTTACTAtagtaattttaattttatatttttttacgaaaaatttacaaatatctaaaactttCGTACCATTAGATTTGTCGTAAAATATACTCCATTAATATTGTatacttttaagtatttataaatttttcgtagaaaaaatgtaaaatgaaaATTGTTACTATAAATTAATACTGACATGTAAATGAAAACGGAGATAGTAATAGTTTTAGCTTTGATACTGAGAGTCTGAGAGCTGATTCTGCCGGTAAGTGTAGAAACCGCTCGAGCGCTGACACGGGCGCAGCGCCACGATGAATGGCGCACGACCAGCCTTTTCTTTTGTCCTAACCGTAGCTTCCCAACTCTCTGCGCATGTGTACAACCCTCGCGAACATCGTCCATCGAAAAGCTCACGGCATAGACTGGACGTTGCGTACCATGTCCGCCGCCCACTGTCCACGAACAGCTGGTGGCACACGCAGCTAGCAAGCAGAGCACGTACGTTCTTGCAATAGCCCAACACGCACCATCGATGACGTCGAGCCCAACACTGCCCACGCAGACCAGGGCGGACCTAGGCCAGTAATCGAGCGAGCTTGTTAGCTATAATAATACTAGAgttatagtaaaaaaaaaatccgcagactatatataaaaaaaagagtgGGGCTGTGCCCTAGCTCCTATAATGCTGAATCCGCCCTTGACATGGGCAGAACCTATAGCACCAGTCGTTGCCCCCGCGTGGCTTCCCGTCGGTGCACCATGATAGCCTCGTGGCAAGGCACACCTAGTACTAGTAACCAACGGCACGAGGGATCTGGCAGGCGAACAAGGTTGCATGAGAGGCCTAC of Phragmites australis chromosome 3, lpPhrAust1.1, whole genome shotgun sequence contains these proteins:
- the LOC133910939 gene encoding uncharacterized protein LOC133910939, with translation MESSEASWNSFDPSVAMEDSEAMAQLLGVQYFGNEQKQPTATAMYWPGQDADQYYSSAPYYMQHLNSCGASYDHGYYGTSTVTMTGDFFVPEEQMADPSFMLDLNLDFEDQNGDGSGGGGGGGKPPACKRKLELDQKDESTTISVTNKKKGRSTAMPAQKKGKNAQSKKAQKAGACSRGNQEESNGDGNVQSYLSDDDSLEMTACSNVSSASKKSSSGGGHGGKARAGRGEATDPQSLYARKRRERINERLKTLQNLVPNGTKASYSNRQTIKKNHILRASSSIRKSF